One genomic window of Legionella jordanis includes the following:
- a CDS encoding acetyl-CoA C-acetyltransferase, producing the protein MKTRPVYIAGGIRTPFVKSMTRYQSISTQDLLIASLQALVDKMQLAGKIVGDVGLGAVINSPFNWNLAREAVLGSKLNPHTPAYTLQRACGTSLETTLQIALKIANFQMEDGIAGGVDTNSDVPVMFPNNFTQKLLRTKQSKGVLEKFKTLLSFRFKDFKPEFPAVVEPRTGLSMGEHTEKMVKDWNISRKDQDELALHSHQKAWRAYEEGFYDDLVFDYLGLKRDTILRPDTNIEQLAKLKPAFDRSGKGTLTAGNSTPLTDGSAAVYLVSEDKANQFHLPILARFVDAQVAAVDFVHGEGLLMAPTIAVSQLLQRNQLSLQDFDFYEIHEAFAGQVLCTLKAWESEEYCKRVLHLDHPLGQIDRQKMNIKGGSLALGHPFAATGARIVSSLAKVLHQAGKGRGLISICTAGGMGVAAILEAV; encoded by the coding sequence CGCTCGTAGACAAAATGCAACTTGCTGGAAAAATCGTAGGAGATGTTGGCTTAGGCGCTGTTATTAATAGTCCCTTTAACTGGAATTTGGCAAGAGAAGCTGTGCTTGGCAGTAAGCTCAATCCCCATACACCCGCCTATACTTTACAACGAGCGTGCGGCACCAGCCTGGAGACAACCCTGCAAATTGCGCTTAAAATTGCCAATTTTCAAATGGAAGACGGCATTGCCGGTGGGGTAGACACAAACAGTGATGTTCCAGTGATGTTCCCCAACAACTTCACACAAAAATTGCTGCGCACCAAACAAAGCAAGGGTGTTCTGGAGAAATTTAAAACATTACTTTCATTTCGATTCAAAGACTTCAAACCAGAATTTCCTGCCGTTGTGGAACCGAGAACAGGCCTTTCCATGGGTGAGCATACTGAAAAAATGGTGAAAGACTGGAATATTTCCCGTAAAGATCAGGATGAGCTTGCCTTGCACAGTCATCAAAAAGCTTGGCGGGCCTATGAAGAAGGATTCTATGATGATTTGGTTTTTGATTACCTGGGTTTAAAACGGGATACCATTCTTAGACCTGATACTAATATTGAACAATTAGCCAAACTAAAACCTGCTTTTGATAGAAGCGGCAAAGGTACATTAACAGCCGGTAACAGTACCCCTTTGACCGATGGCTCAGCCGCTGTTTATCTAGTCAGTGAAGATAAAGCCAATCAATTTCATCTTCCTATTTTAGCCCGGTTTGTCGATGCTCAGGTGGCAGCCGTTGACTTTGTTCACGGTGAAGGATTATTGATGGCACCAACAATTGCTGTTAGTCAATTATTGCAGCGAAACCAACTGTCTCTTCAGGATTTTGATTTTTATGAAATTCATGAAGCATTTGCTGGTCAGGTCCTTTGCACTTTAAAAGCTTGGGAATCTGAAGAGTATTGCAAACGAGTGCTTCATCTCGACCACCCTTTGGGGCAGATTGATCGCCAAAAGATGAACATTAAAGGGGGGAGTTTAGCTTTAGGTCACCCTTTTGCTGCCACAGGTGCCCGCATTGTAAGCAGTCTTGCCAAGGTTTTGCATCAAGCTGGAAAAGGCAGAGGCTTAATTTCCATATGCACCGCTGGCGGCATGGGTGTTGCTGCCATTCTGGAAGCGGTTTAA
- a CDS encoding peroxiredoxin yields MISVGSKFPEFQLKATVSTEIQKEFEVISDNSYVGKWLVLFFWPKDFTFVCPTEISEFGKLNDQFNERDAQILGASIDSEFVHLAWRKQHPELHDLPFPMLSDIKRELSQALGIIDEQEGVAQRATFIIDPEGITRFVMVTDLNVGRNPQEVLRVLDALQTGELCQCNWKKGEETIKVA; encoded by the coding sequence ATGATTAGCGTAGGTAGCAAATTTCCTGAATTCCAATTAAAGGCAACGGTCAGTACTGAAATTCAAAAGGAATTTGAAGTTATTTCCGACAACAGTTACGTGGGTAAGTGGTTGGTGCTGTTTTTTTGGCCCAAGGATTTTACTTTCGTCTGCCCAACCGAAATTTCAGAGTTTGGCAAATTAAACGATCAATTTAATGAACGTGATGCTCAAATTTTGGGTGCTAGCATCGATAGCGAATTCGTTCATTTGGCTTGGCGAAAGCAGCACCCTGAATTGCATGATCTCCCTTTTCCTATGTTATCAGACATTAAACGAGAATTGAGTCAAGCTTTGGGTATCATCGATGAACAAGAAGGCGTTGCTCAACGGGCTACTTTCATCATTGATCCTGAAGGAATTACCCGCTTTGTTATGGTGACTGATTTGAATGTTGGCCGCAATCCACAGGAGGTCTTGCGCGTTCTCGACGCTTTGCAAACGGGTGAACTTTGTCAATGCAACTGGAAAAAGGGAGAGGAAACAATCAAAGTGGCATAG